The genomic window CGTGGCTCGCCCTGGATCCCATGGGCGGCTGGGTCCTCCTGGTCATCAGCGTCCTGTTCCTCCTCTGCGCCTGGTACACCCCGGCCTACCTGGCCCTGCGCCCCAACCGGGACAACCGGATCTTCATCACGTGCTTCCTCAGCTTCCTGGGCCTGGCCTCCCTGCTGGCCCAGGCCACCCATCCGGGCCTGGTGTGGGTGGCCATGGAGACCCTCACCCTGTCCACGGCTCCGCTCATCTACTTCAACAAGAACCAGCGCTCCCTGGAGGCCGCCTGGAAGTACCTCATGATCGGCTCCGTGGGCATCGCCTTCGCCCTGCTGGGAACGCTGTTCATCGCCTACGCGGCCCACATGGGGGGCCTGCGGGAACCCCTCCGCTTCGACCGGCTCTGCCTGGAGGCCGCGCGCCTCTCCCGGCCCTGGCTGCGGGTGGGCTTCATCCTGAGCCTGGTGGGCTACGGCACCAAGATGGGCATCGCGCCCCTGCACACCTGGAAGCCCGACGCCTACGGCGAGACGCCCGGGGTCGTGGGCGCGCTGCTGGCCGGGGGCATGACCAGCTGCGCCTTCCTCGCCCTGCTGCGCGTCCAGACCGTGATGGCCGCCGCCGGGGAGGGCCCCTTCGCCCGCGGGCTCATGGTGGTGCTGGGCCTGGTCTCCATGGCCTGGGCCTTCGTCTTCCTGGTTCGCCAGGGGGACCTCAAGCGCATGCTGGCCTACTCCAGCGTCGAGCACATGGGGATCCTGCTCTTCGGCATAGGGCTGGGCGGACCCGCCGCGGCCTTCGCGCTCTACCACCTGGCCGCCAACGCCCTGGTGAAGTGCGTGCTCTTCCTCTCCGTGGGCAACATCCACCGCTCGTACGATTCCCGCCAGCTGCCGTACGTCACCGGTGCCA from Geothrix sp. 21YS21S-2 includes these protein-coding regions:
- a CDS encoding proton-conducting transporter membrane subunit yields the protein MAWYLILLPLLAALLAFLTPSPAWRPRILPATAVLHLGGLLAALRGPLRPGAWLALDPMGGWVLLVISVLFLLCAWYTPAYLALRPNRDNRIFITCFLSFLGLASLLAQATHPGLVWVAMETLTLSTAPLIYFNKNQRSLEAAWKYLMIGSVGIAFALLGTLFIAYAAHMGGLREPLRFDRLCLEAARLSRPWLRVGFILSLVGYGTKMGIAPLHTWKPDAYGETPGVVGALLAGGMTSCAFLALLRVQTVMAAAGEGPFARGLMVVLGLVSMAWAFVFLVRQGDLKRMLAYSSVEHMGILLFGIGLGGPAAAFALYHLAANALVKCVLFLSVGNIHRSYDSRQLPYVTGAIRRTPVSAWLLLLAFLAITGTPPFAPFVSEFNLALLALGPGRTWPGLLFLILLAGVFLAMSDTLVKVVFGAPSRERARTPYRDTFGTTAPLIAALALALVMGLWLPSPLASMLRSSAALLEARP